One genomic segment of Bos javanicus breed banteng chromosome 23, ARS-OSU_banteng_1.0, whole genome shotgun sequence includes these proteins:
- the PGK2 gene encoding phosphoglycerate kinase 2, which yields MSLSKKLTLDKVDVKGKRVVMRVDFNVPMKKNQITNNQRIKASLPSIKYCLDNGAKSVVLMSHLGRPDGVPMPDKYSLEPVAAELKSLLGKDVVFLKDCVGPEVEKACASPATGTVILLENLRFHVEEEGKGQDPSGNKLKAEPDKIEAFRASLSKLGDVYVNDAFGTAHRAHSSMVGVNLPQKASGFLMKKELDYFSKALENPERPFLAVLGGAKVADKIQLIKNMLDKVNEMIIGGGMAYTFLKVLNNMEIGASLFDEEGAKIVKEIMTKAGKNSVNITFPVDFVTADKFEENAKVGQATVASGIPAGWMGLDCGPETIKKYADVVGQAKLIVWNGPVGVFEWDAFAKGTKALMDEVVKATSKGCITIIGGGDTATCCAKWNTEDKVSHVSTGGGASLELLEGKVLPGVNALSNL from the coding sequence ATGTCTCTTTCTAAGAAGTTAACTTTGGACAAAGTGGATGTGAAAGGGAAGCGAGTCGTCATGAGAGTTGACTTCAATGTCCCCATGAAGAAGAACCAGATTACAAACAACCAAAGAATCAAGGCCTCTCTCCCAAGCATCAAGTACTGTCTGGATAATGGAGCCAAGTCAGTAGTTCTTATGAGTCATTTAGGTAGACCTGATGGTGTTCCGATGCCTGATAAATACTCCTTAGAGCCTGTTGCTGCTGAACTCAAATCCTTGTTGGGCAAAGACGTAGTGTTCCTAAAGGACTGTGTGGGTCCGGAAGTGGAGAAGGCTTGTGCCAGCCCAGCCACCGGTACAGTCATCTTGCTGGAGAACCTGCGCTTTCATGTGGAAGAAGAAGGGAAGGGCCAAGATCCTTCTGGAAATAAGCTTAAAGCTGAGCCAGATAAAATAGAAGCCTTCCGAGCATCCCTCTCCAAGCTAGGGGATGTGTATGTCAACGATGCTTTTGGCACAGCTCACCGGGCCCACAGTTCCATGGTGGGAGTGAATCTTCCCCAGAAGGCATCTGGATTCCTGATGAAAAAGGAGCTAGATTACTTCTCCAAAGCCTTGGAAAACCCAGAGAGACCATTTCTGGCTGTACTTGGTGGAGCCAAAGTGGCAGACAAGATCCAACTCATCAAAAATATGCTGGACAAAGTCAATGAGATGATTATTGGTGGAGGAATGGCTTACACCTTCCTTAAGGTATTGAACAACATGGAGATTGGTGCTTCCTTGTTCGATGAAGAGGGAGCCAAGATTGTCAAAGAAATTATGACCAAAGCTGGAAAAAATAGTGTGAACATTACCTTTCCTGTTGACTTTGTCACTGCTGACAAGTTTGAGGAGAATGCTAAGGTTGGCCAAGCCACTGTAGCATCAGGAATACCTGCCGGCTGGATGGGTTTGGACTGTGGTCCTGAGACCATTAAGAAGTATGCAGACGTGGTGGGGCAAGCCAAGTTAATTGTGTGGAATGGACCTGTAGGCGTATTTGAATGGGATGCTTTTGCTAAAGGAACAAAAGCCCTCATGGATGAAGTTGTGAAAGCCACTTCCAAGGGCTGTATCACCATTATAGGAGGTGGAGACACTGCTACTTGCTGTGCCAAATGGAACACTGAAGATAAagtcagtcacgtgagcactgGAGGAGGTGCCAGTCTGGAGCTTCTGGAAGGTAAAGTCCTTCCTGGAGTGAATGCCCTCAGCAATCTGTAG